Part of the Janibacter alkaliphilus genome is shown below.
GCGGCGTGCCAGCGGGCGTAGACCCGCAGCAGCTGGGCGTTGTCGTAGAGCATCTTCTCGAAGTGCGGGACCACCCAGGCGGCGTCGACGCTGTAGCGGGCGAGGCCCCCGGCCAGCTGGTCGTGCAGGCCGCCGCGAGCCATCGCCTCGCAGGTCTCCTCGACCATCGCCAGGGCGGACGTGGAGCCGGTGCGCGCGTGGTGGCGCAGCAGCCACTGCAGCACCATCGACGGCGGGAACTTCGGGGCGCCGCCGAAGCCGCCGTGGGCCGGGTCGCGGGCGGCGGTCAGCTGCTCGACGGCGCGCGCCAGGTCGTCCTCGCCGAGCGGCGAGGGGTTGCTCGTGGCGGTCATCTCGCGCAGCCGGGCGGCGATGGTGCCCGCCGAGGTGGTCAGCTCGTCGCGGCGGGTCCGCCAGGCGTCGCCAGCGGCGTCGAGCAGGCGCAGCAGGTCCCCCTTCGGCAGGTAGGTGCCGGCGAAGAAGGGGTCGCCCTCCGGGGTGAGCAGGACGGTCATCGGCCAGCCGCCGTGCCCGGTGAGGGCCTGGGTGGCCTGCATGTAGACCGCGTCGATGTCCGGGCGTTCCTCGCGGTCGACCTTGATGCTGATCCAGCCATCGTCGAGGGCGGCCGCGACCTGCTCGTCCTCGAAGGACTCGTGGGCCATGACGTGGCACCAGTGGCAGGCGGCGTAGCCCACGGAGAGGAAGATCGGCCGGTCCTGCGCCCGCGCGGTGGCGAGCGCCTCGGGGGACCATTCCCACCAGTCGACGGGGTTGTCCGCGTGCTGACGCAGGTAGGGGGAGAGGCTGTCGGCGAGCCGGTTGGCCATGCCCCCACCCTCGCACGCCCCCCTTCGCCCCGACCCACCGCTGCCCCTGATGCCGGCTACCACGCAGTACGTGCTGTGATCGCGACACTTACTGCGTGGTAGCCCGCGGGGTAGGGGGCGCGAAGGGGGGAAGGGGAGGGGAGAGGGGTCAGTCGCCGAGGGCCTTGACGATCGTCATCGCCAGCGACACCCGCGCGTCGTCGCCGTCGGCCAGCGCCCAGGAGGCGTTGACGACCTCCCGCACGACCGACCAGTCCCGGGCGTCGTCCCAGGCGAGCGCGCCAGCCTCGCAGAGCACCTCGACCCGGCGCCGCAGCAGGTAGCGGAAGGCGGGCCCGGTGCCCATCTCCTCGGTCCTGTTCCACAGCATCGACGCGACCTCGAAGGCGGGATGCCCGGCCATCGGCTTCGGGTCGATGGCCACCCACTCCGTCCCGTCGGAGAGCACGTTGGCGTAGTGCAGGTCGCCGTGCACCAGCGTCGCGTCGCACGCCGGGTCGGCGACCAGCCGGGCCGCCAGCGACCGGGCCCGGGTCGCCAGCGCCCGCGGCAGCCGCGGGTGCAGGTCGGCCACCTGCTGCTCGGTCCACGCCGACAGCCGGGGCAGCTGCGGCAGCGCCGGGAGGTGCAGCTCCCGGTAGAGCCCGCCGACCACCCGGCACGCCTCCTCGTCCCACATCTCGCCGAGGTCCTCGATGGTCAGCCGCTCCAGCAGCAGCACCCAGCGGCCCGGGTCGGCGCGCAGCAGGCGCACCGCGCCACGACCGTCCCAGGCACGCAGCGCGAGGTGCTCGGCACGGGCCTCCGGGTGCGGCCAGACCACCTTCAGCGCGGCCGGCCCGACGTCGCCGCGCACCGGCACCACGAGCGCGGTCTGCCCCCACGCGGGGCTGCCGTCGACGCTCAGGCCCCACTCGTCGAGGATCCCGGCGAGCAGCCGGGGCAGCTCGGCCAGCCAGTCCGCGCCCGAGGGGCCACCCTCCGGATCGTGCCGCGAGATCTGCTCGGCGAAGGGGGAGGGGACCAGCGCCGCGGCCTCCTCGGCGCGCACGCTCAGACCTGCATGCCGGGCAGCACCTGGTCGTCCACGCCCCAGGTCCGGGCCCGCCGCTGCACGGTGGCCACCCAGCCGACGACCGCCGACGCGGACTCGCGCTCGGCGCTGAGCCGGGGCAGCAGCCGGACGTACCGGTCGCCCAGCCGGGTCAGGGTCTGCTGGGCCAGGCGGGTGGCCTCGGCGCGCCCGTCGACCGGGTCGACGTCGTAGCCCAGCGCGGTCGAGGTGCCGTCGTCGTCGGCGGCCTCGGCCTGCACCAGGACGAGGTCGGCGAGCACCCGCCGGGTGCTGCGGGTGCGCTCGCCCAGCGCCTCGCCGCCGCGGGCCTCGACGAGGGTCATCGCGTAGTCGGCGGCCTCGGTCGCGGCCAGCGCCTCGGCCGCCACCGCCGTGGCCCCGAAGCTGCCATCCGCCGGCGCGCTCCAGCTGCTCACCGGGATGTCCCCGTCGAGCATGCGGCCAGCCATGAGCGAGCCCATCAGCGTCAGCATCGACGCCGGGCACCCGCCGACCGCCGCCTCGTAGGCGATGACCTGCTCGCCGCGGGCGACCGGGACCGCGGTCCGCGCGGCGTCGAGGTCCTCGGCCGGCACGTCGGCCGAGGCCAGGGCCTCCTGCAGGGCATCGGCGCGCACCGCGTCGTGCTCCTGGTCGCCGGTGGCCAGCGCGGTGAGCACGGTCAGCAGCGCGGACTCCGCGGGGATCGGCTCCCGGCGGGGCACCAGCGGCACCTCCGGCGCATCGTCCTCGAGGCGGATGCCGCACCCGGTCAGGGCGAGCACGCCGAGGGCGAGACCGCCGCCGAGCACGGCGCGACGAGGATGAGGAGCAGGCACCCGCCGATCATGACACGGCGCGCGCGACCCTCCGAGCGCTGCTGGCCGAGGCCGGGTCTGGGCCGCGGGCGGCTACACTCTTGCCGCCCGGTGACCTTCGCACCGACCCAGAGAACTCCACACTTCAAGGACGACCATGAGCCTCGAGCAGGACCTCCGCACGCTGCTGTCGGAGTCGCTCGGAGCGGGCGTCGACGTCGACTCGGTGGTGGTCACTCCCGCCGGCCGGCGACGTGTGGCCCGGGTCGTCGTCGAGCGGCCGCTGCCCGAGGAGACCGGCGACAGCCCCGTCGAGCCGCTCACCCTCGACGAGATCGGCGAGATCACCCGCCAGGTCAGCGAGACCCTCGACGAGACCGACCTCATGGGCGCCCAGCCGTACACCCTCGAGGTCACCACGCCGGGCACCGACCGTCCGCTGACGACGCCGGCCCACTTCCGCCGCAACGTCTCCCGGCTGGTCACCCTCACCACCGCCGACGGCGAGGTCACCGGGAGGATCGTGTCCGTCTCCGGTGACGGCGTGAGCATCGAGACCCCGGCCACGAAGAAGGCCCCGGCCCAGCGGCGGGAGATCCCCTTCGCCGACATCACGAAGGGGGCGGTGCAGGTCGAGTTCAACCGCCCCACCGACCCGACGACGCAGGAGAGCTGAGACGTGGACATCGACATCCAGGCCCTGAAGATGCTCGAGCGCGAGCGCGAGATCCCCTTCGACGTGCTCGTCGAGGCGATCGAGGCGGCCCTGCTCGGCGCCTACCACCGCACCGAGGGCGCCTACCGCAACGCCCATGTGGAGCTGGACCGCAAGCAGGGGCACGTCGTCGTCTGGGCCCGTGAGGAGAGCGTCGTCGAGGAGCCCGACCCGGAGGGCGCCACGGACGAGGACGGTGAGCCGGTGGTCCGTCGCCGCCGCGAGCTCGGCCCGGAGTTCGACGACACCCCCAGCGGCTTCGGCCGGGTCGCCGCCTCCACCGCCCGCCAGGTGATCCATCAGCGGATGCGCGACCTCGAGGACGAGGCGGTGCTCGGCGACTTCCGCGGCAAGGAGGGCGACATCGTCGCCGGGGTCATCCAGCAGAGCCCCAACCCGCGGCACGTCACCGTCGACTTCGGCACCGTCGAGGGCATCCTGCCGCTGGCCGAGCAGGTCCCCGGGGAGCGCTACCCGCACGGCGAGCGGCTGCGCTGCTACGTGGTCAGCGCCCGCCGCGGCATGCGTGGCCCGGAGATCACGCTCTCGCGCACCCACCCCAACCTCGTGCGCAAGCTCTTCGCCCTGGAGGTCCCGGAGATCGCCGACGGCAGCGTGGAGATCGCCGCGCTGGCCCGCGAGGCCGGGCACCGCACCAAGATCGCGGTCCGCTCCACCGTCCCCGGGCTGGGCGCGAAGGGGGCCTGCATCGGCCCGATGGGTCAGCGGGTGCGCGCGGTGATGGAGCACCTGCAGGGGGAGAAGATCGACATCGTCGACCACTCCGAGGTGCCGCAGGAGTTCATCGCGGCGGCGCTCTCGCCGTCCAAGGTGCAGTCGGTGACCGTCACCGACCCCAAGCTGCGGGCCGCCCGCGTCGTCGTGCCCGACTACCAGCTCTCGCTGGCGATCGGCAAGGAGGGGCAGAACGCCCGCCTGGCCGCCAAGCTCACCGGCTGGCGCATCGACATCCGGCCCGACACCCCCGGCGAGGCGCCGGCCGGGTCCGGCGACCCCGCTGACCAGACGGGGTGAGCGAACAGTCCCGGTCAGGCGGTAGACTGGTGCAGCACGACCGGTCTGGACTCCAGGCGGCTGCACCGCACGCAGGTCCGATCAGGACCTGCATCGGGTGCCGCAGCCGGGATAGCCGGTCGGACCTGCTGCGGATCGTCGCGGTGACGGACGACGGTGGCGCCACCACCGCCGTGCCCGACCCGGGCGCTCGCCTGCCGGGGCGTGGAGCCTGGCTCCATCCCGACATCGGCTGCTTCGAGCTCGCGGTACGGCGACGGGCCTTCCCGCGCGCGCTGCGGCGCGAGCTGAGGTCGCTCGAGGCCGTCCGGGAGTGGCTGGAGACGCTGCGCAGCACGCACGACTGACGACCACCGGTCGTCATGACCGTCCGAACCAACACCGAGAGCGGGTTTGACGCTGATGAGCACCCGATGAGTACTCAGCGATGAGCACCCACCTGCACTGACGACGGTCCGCGCCCTTCTCTCACGGCACGGACCAGAGAAGGAGAAACGTGGCCAAGGTCCGTGTCCACGAGCTCGCCAAGGAGCTCGGGGTTTCCAGCAAGTCCCTGCTCGCCCACCTGGGCGACATGGGGGAGTTCGTGAAGTCGGCGAGCTCGACGATCGAGGCGCCCGTGGTGCGCCGCGTCAAGGACAACCCCCCGACGCCCGAGAAGGCGACGAAGAAGGCGGCCGCCAAGAAGCCCGCCACCCCCACCTCTGAGGCTCCGGCCCAGGCGAGCCCGACCCCGGGTCCCGCATCGGCCGCGCCCACCCCCGGTCCGACCCCGGCGAAGCCGGCCCCCGGCCCCCGGCCGGGTCCGGCCGCCCCGTCGGCCCAGCCCGCCGCGGCACCGGAGCCTGCTCCGGCGTCGGAGGCTCCGGCGACGCCGGCACCGGCAGTTGAGGCCCCCCAGGCCCCGGCCCCGGAGCGTCCGGCTGCCGCCGCCCCGAGCCAGGACGGCCCGACCCCGTCGGCGCCCACCCCGGCCGAGGCGTCCGCGCCGCGTCCGGCGGCCCCCAGCCCCGGCCCGAAGCCGGGCGGTGCCCGCCCGGGCCCGCGTCCGGGGAACAACCCCTTCGCCTCGAACCAGGGCATGGGCACCCGCCGCGAGGGCGGCGGGGGCGCCGGCCCGCGTCCGGGCAACAACCCCTACGCCTCCAACCAGGGCATGCCGCGTCCGGCCCGCCCGGGCGGTCAGCAGCGCTCCGGCGCCCCGGCCGCCCGTCAGGGTGGCGCGGCCGGCACCGGCGGCCCGCGTCCCTCGCCCGGCATGATGCCGGCGAACAGCGCGGTGGCCCGTCCCGGTGAGCGTCCCGGCGGCCGTGGTGGCCCCGGCGGCGGTCGCGGTCGTGGCCCGGCCGGCGGTCGTGGCCCCGGCGGCGGACCCGGTGGGTACCGCGGCGGCCCCGGCGGCCGTGGCGGCACCCAGGGTGCCTTCGGTCGTGGCGGCGGCAAGCGAAAGCAGCGCAAGAGCAAGCGCGCGAAGCGGGCCGAGTTCGAGCAGATGCAGGCGCCGTCGATCGGCGGCGTCGTCGTCCCCCGCGGCGACGGCTCCACCCCGGTGCGGGTCCGCCAGGGCGCCTCGCTGACCGACTTCGCCGAGAAGATCGACGCCAACCCGGCGTCGCTGGTCACCGTGCTCTTCAACCTCGGTGAGATGGCCACGGCCACGCAGAGCCTGGACGAGGACACCTTCGCCCTGCTCGGCGCCGAGCTCGGCTACGACATCAGCATGGTCTCCCCGGAGGAGGAGGAGCGCGAGCTCTTCGACTCCTTCAACATCGACCTGGACATCGGTGTCGAGGACGAGGACGAGGACGACCTGCAGGCGCGCCCGCCGGTGGTCACCGTCATGGGTCACGTCGACCACGGCAAGACCCGTCTGCTGGACGCGATCCGGCAGGCGGACGTGGCCGAGGGCGAGGCCGGCGGCATCACCCAGCACATCGGTGCCTACCAGATCCACCGTGAGCACGAGGGCCAGGACCGGGCGCTGACCTTCATCGACACCCCGGGTCACGAGGCGTTCACCGCCATGCGTGCCCGTGGTGCCAAGGTCACCGACATCGCGATCCTCGTGGTCGCGGCCGACGACGGCGTCATGCCGCAGACCATCGAGGCGCTCAACCACGCCCAGGCTGCGGACGTCCCGATCGTCGTCGCGGTCAACAAGGTCGACGTCGAGGGCGCGGACCCGAACAAGGTGCGCGGCCAGCTGACCGAGTACAACCTCATCGCCGAGGAGTTCGGCGGCGACACGATGTTCGTCGACGTCTCGGCCAAGCAGGGTCTGCACATCGACGACCTGCTCGAGGCGGTGCTGCTCACCGCGGACGCCGCCCTCGACCTGCGGGCCAACCCCGACCGGGACGCCCGCGGCGTCGCGATCGAGGCCAACCTCGACAAGGGCCGTGGCGCCACCGCCACCGTGCTCGTCCAGTCCGGCACGCTGCAGGTCGGTGACTCGATCGTCACCGGCTCGGCCTTCGGCCGCGTGCGCGCCATGCTCGACGAGAACGGTGACAACGTCGAGGAGGCCGGTCCCTCGCGGCCGGTGCAGGTGCTCGGTCTGTCCAGCGTGCCGCGCGCCGGCGACACCTTCGTCGCCGCGCCGGACGACCGGACCGCCCGGCAGATCGCCGAGAAGCGGGAGGCGGCCGACCGGCAGGCGTCGCTGGCCAAGGCCCGCAAGCGGATCAGCCTCGAGGACCTGGACAAGGTCATCGCCGAGGGCAAGATCGACACCCTCAACCTCATCCTCAAGGGTGACGTCTCGGGTTCGGTCGAGGCCCTGGAGGACGCGCTGCTGCAGATCGACGTCGGCGACGACGTGGACCTGCGGATCATCGACCGTGGTGTCGGCGCGATCACGCTGAACAACATCAACCTGGCGATGGCCTCCGACGCGATCATCATCGGCTTCAACGTGCGGGCCGAGGGGCAGAACGCCGAGGTGGCCGAGCGCGAGGGCGTGGAGATCCGGTACTACTCGGTGATCTACCAGGCCATCGAGGAGATCGAGCAGGCGCTCAAGGGCATGCTCAAGCCGGAGTACGAAGAGGTCGAGCTCGGCACCGCCGAGATCCGCGAGGTCTTCCGCTCCAGCAAGTTCGGCAACATCGCCGGCTCGATCGTGCGCAGCGGCGAGATCCGCCGCGGGGCACGGTCGCGGATCACCCGCGACGGGGTCGTCATCTCCGAGAACGTCGAGGTCGCCGGCCTGCGACGCTTCAAGGACGACGTCACCGAGGTTCGTGAGGGCTACGAGTGCGGTATCAACCTCGGCAGCTTCAACGACCTGCGCGAGGGTGACCTCATCGCCACCTACGAGATGCGCGAGAAGCCCCGGGTCTGACCCGCGGCGCTGACGACGACGGGCGGTCTCCCCTCCGGGAGGCCGCCCGTCGGCGCTGACGACGACGGGCGGGTCTCCCCTCCGGGAGGCCGCCCGTCGCGCTGTCCGGGCTCCGGGGGCCGGCGAAGGGGGAGTGCTCCCCGCCCGTCGTGGCAGGTCGCGGCAGCCGCGGCGGTTAGGGTTGCCCGGACCACGCACCTTCGCGATCTCAGGGGAACCACACGTGACCACGCCTCCTCCTCCGCCCGGAAGCGGCTCCGGCAGCAACCAGCCGTACGACCCGACCGGGTCCAGCCCGTACCCGTCCGGCTCCGGCTCGACCGGCGGCGCCGGCGACGCCGCCGGCTCGAACGACGGCAGCTCCAGCGGTGGCGGGTCGAGCGCCTACTCGCCCTCCGGTGACAGCGGCTCCTTGGCCAGCGATCCGTCGCCCTACGGCGGGCAGGGGCAGCCGGCCCAGGACCCGTACGGTGCGCAGCCCGGGCAGAGCCCGTACGGCTCGCCGCAGGGGCAGGACCCCTACGGTGCCCAGGGGCAGAACCCCTACGGCAGCCAGCCCGGCCAGGACCCCTACGGCCAGCAGGCCGCGCAGAGCCCCTACGCGGCCCAGGGGCAGAACCCCTACGGCGCTGCGCCCGCGCCGCAGCCGGGCTACGGGCAGCCGCCGGCCAACCAGGGGCAGGGGCGCACCCTGAGCATCATCGCGCTGGTCACCGGGATCCTCTCGATCCCGCTGGCGTGCTGCTACGGCGGCGGTGCGCTCATCGGTATCGCCGCGATCGTCACCGGATACCTCGGCAAGAAGCAGTCCGACGAGATCGGGGACAACCAGAGCAGCCAGTTCGGGCTGGTCGGCCTCGTCCTGGGCATCGTCTCGCTCGTCGTCGCGGTCGCCCTGTGGGTGCTCCTCGCCATCGGGCTGAGCATGGACGACACGTACAACTACTGATCGACGTCGCGGCGCCTGCGTGTGCCCCGGTCCCACGTGGGACCGGGGCACACGCGTCTTCGGGCGAGTCGTCCCATCGCGCCGGGGATGCCCGCTAGGGTTCCGTCCGACAGCCGCACCACCTACCTCAGGGGAATCACATGACCACGCCTCCTCCCGCCAGCCCGCCGCCCGCTCCGGGTCCGCCCCCCGGCGGCGCCGGACCCGTCGACCACCCGGACGGCACCAAGATCCTCGTCCTGGGGATCCTCGGCCTGGTCTGCTGCAGCTTCCTCGGCCCCTTCGCCTGGGTGATGGGCAACCGCGTCATGGCCGAGATCGACGCCTCTCCGGGTCGCTACAGCAACCGCCAGACCGTCAACATCGGGCGCATCCTCGGGATCATCGCCACCGTGCTGCTGGTCATCGGTGTCATCTTCGGCATCATCACGGCCGTGACCGGCGGCTTCTCCGCCGAGGTCAGCACCTGATCGACGGCTGACGAAGGAGAGCATCGATGAGCAGCGTCCCGCCGCCCCCGCCCGACGGGGCCCGTGAGCCCTTCGACCCGACCGGGTCGAGCCCCTACCCCTCCGAGAGCTCCGGCCGGAGCGAAGAGCCGGTGACGGGTTCCGACGACAACCTCGGTCGTGACGCGACGGCGCCGGAGAGCTCGCCGGCCTCGGAGGTCTCAGCCTCGGAGTCCTCAGCCTCGGAGCCCCCGGCCACGGAGTCCACGGTCCCTGGATCCACGGACGGAGGCGACCAGTCTCCCGGCAGCACCGCCGCAGGCGACGCCACGCCGCCGCCTGCCGCGCCCTACCCGGGCTACGGCTCGGCGCCGACGATGTCTCCCGGGTACGCGACCGGGGCCCAGGCCGAGCACCCCCAGGGCACCACGGTGCTGGTCCTGGGCATCCTCGGGCTGGTCTGCTGCAGCCTCCTGGCACCGGTCGCCTGGTACATGGGGCAGAAGACCCTCAACGAGATCGACGCCTCGCCGACGACGTACACCAACCGGCAGACGGTGAACATCGGTCGGATCCTCGGCATCATCGGCACCGTCCTGGTGATCGCCGTGGCTGTGCTCTACCTCTTCATCGGCGTCCTGGCCGTGGGTGTCTCCAGCAGCACCTGAGCCTGACGCAGTCTCGGCAGTCATCGGCCGGGGACGGGCAGCCGCCCGTCCCCGGCCGATCTGTCTCTCCCGCCTCCCTGCCCGTCCACCCCTTCGCCCTCCCTGTCCCGCAACTGCCCGGGCAAATCACTGACGGAGGCGCAACTGCCCGGGCAAATCACCGACGGTGGCGCAACTGCCCGGGCAAATCACTGACGGTGGCGCAACTGCCCGGGCAAATCACTGACGGAGGCGTAACTGCCCGGGCAAATTCGGTGGGTCGTGCGCAACTGCCCGGGCAGATCACTGACGGTGGCGTAACTGCCCGGGCAGATCACTGACGGTGGCGCAACTGCCCGGGCAGATCACTGACGGTGGCGCAACTGCCCGGGCAGATCACTGACGGTGGCGCAACTGCCCGGGCAGATCACTGACGGTGGCGCAACTGCCCGGGCAGATCACCGACGGTGGCGCAACTGCCCGGGCAGCTGCGGAGCTTCCGGGCGTGCGTCGGTGGCCGAGCGTGACCGCTGGTCGTGACCTACGGTGTGCCGCAACGGGTTCCCGCCTGGGGGCGGAGGGACCGGACCGCGACGAAGGGGAGATCCATGACCGCAGCAGGACCAGGGCCGCACGACGAAGGCACCCCTGGCGGACCGGGCGAGGGCTGGGTCGGCGCCGCGCCGCAGCGCAGCGAGCGGATCCCCGGCCACCCGCGCGGCTGGGCGCCCGGCGATCCGCCGGTGGAGCACCCCGAGGGCACCTCCACGCTCGTGCTGGGCATCCTCGGCCTGGTCTGCTGCTCTGTGTTCGGACCGCTGGCCTGGGCCCAGGGACGGATGGCCCTGCGGGAGATCGACGCCCACCCCGGCGCGTACACCAACCGGCAGACGATCAACGTCGGCCGGATCATCGGCATGGTGGTCACCTGCCTGCTCGGTGCTGTGGTGGGCGGCTACGCGATCTTCTCCGTCGTCATGATCATCGTCACCGGCTGACGGGTCCGAGGTGCCGGGTCGCGGCGCCGACGGATACCGTGTGGTCCCCGTCGTCCCGCAGGAGGTGCGCCATGGCTGACCCGGCCCGGGCCCGCAAGATCGCCGACCGCATCAAGGAGCTCATCGCCGCCAACCTCACCCAGGTGGTCAAGGACCCCGACCTGGGCTTCGTGACCATCACCGACGTGCGGGTCACCGGCGACCTGCAGCACGCCTCGGTCTTCTACACCGTCTTCGGCGACGACGACCAGCGCGAGCGCAGCACCGAGGTGATGAGCGCGCACACCAAGAAGCTGCGGGCCTTCGTCGGGCAGCGCCTCGGCATCCGGCTCACCCCGACGCTGGAGCTCATCCCCGACGCGCTGCCGGAGTCGGCCTCGCACATCGACGACCTGCTGCGCGACGCGCGCGCCCGCGACGAGGAGCTCGCCCGCGGGGCCGCCGGTGCCCGGCCGGCCGGAGAGGCCGACCCCTACCGGGCCCCGCGCGACGAGGCCACCGACGACGTCGACGCCCGGTGAGCGGCCGCGTCGGCCTCGTCGTCGTCGACAAGCCCGCCGGCTGGACCAGCCACGACGTCGTCG
Proteins encoded:
- the rimP gene encoding ribosome maturation factor RimP, coding for MSLEQDLRTLLSESLGAGVDVDSVVVTPAGRRRVARVVVERPLPEETGDSPVEPLTLDEIGEITRQVSETLDETDLMGAQPYTLEVTTPGTDRPLTTPAHFRRNVSRLVTLTTADGEVTGRIVSVSGDGVSIETPATKKAPAQRREIPFADITKGAVQVEFNRPTDPTTQES
- a CDS encoding aminoglycoside phosphotransferase family protein; protein product: MRAEEAAALVPSPFAEQISRHDPEGGPSGADWLAELPRLLAGILDEWGLSVDGSPAWGQTALVVPVRGDVGPAALKVVWPHPEARAEHLALRAWDGRGAVRLLRADPGRWVLLLERLTIEDLGEMWDEEACRVVGGLYRELHLPALPQLPRLSAWTEQQVADLHPRLPRALATRARSLAARLVADPACDATLVHGDLHYANVLSDGTEWVAIDPKPMAGHPAFEVASMLWNRTEEMGTGPAFRYLLRRRVEVLCEAGALAWDDARDWSVVREVVNASWALADGDDARVSLAMTIVKALGD
- a CDS encoding DUF4190 domain-containing protein → MSSVPPPPPDGAREPFDPTGSSPYPSESSGRSEEPVTGSDDNLGRDATAPESSPASEVSASESSASEPPATESTVPGSTDGGDQSPGSTAAGDATPPPAAPYPGYGSAPTMSPGYATGAQAEHPQGTTVLVLGILGLVCCSLLAPVAWYMGQKTLNEIDASPTTYTNRQTVNIGRILGIIGTVLVIAVAVLYLFIGVLAVGVSSST
- the rbfA gene encoding 30S ribosome-binding factor RbfA; this encodes MADPARARKIADRIKELIAANLTQVVKDPDLGFVTITDVRVTGDLQHASVFYTVFGDDDQRERSTEVMSAHTKKLRAFVGQRLGIRLTPTLELIPDALPESASHIDDLLRDARARDEELARGAAGARPAGEADPYRAPRDEATDDVDAR
- the infB gene encoding translation initiation factor IF-2, encoding MAKVRVHELAKELGVSSKSLLAHLGDMGEFVKSASSTIEAPVVRRVKDNPPTPEKATKKAAAKKPATPTSEAPAQASPTPGPASAAPTPGPTPAKPAPGPRPGPAAPSAQPAAAPEPAPASEAPATPAPAVEAPQAPAPERPAAAAPSQDGPTPSAPTPAEASAPRPAAPSPGPKPGGARPGPRPGNNPFASNQGMGTRREGGGGAGPRPGNNPYASNQGMPRPARPGGQQRSGAPAARQGGAAGTGGPRPSPGMMPANSAVARPGERPGGRGGPGGGRGRGPAGGRGPGGGPGGYRGGPGGRGGTQGAFGRGGGKRKQRKSKRAKRAEFEQMQAPSIGGVVVPRGDGSTPVRVRQGASLTDFAEKIDANPASLVTVLFNLGEMATATQSLDEDTFALLGAELGYDISMVSPEEEERELFDSFNIDLDIGVEDEDEDDLQARPPVVTVMGHVDHGKTRLLDAIRQADVAEGEAGGITQHIGAYQIHREHEGQDRALTFIDTPGHEAFTAMRARGAKVTDIAILVVAADDGVMPQTIEALNHAQAADVPIVVAVNKVDVEGADPNKVRGQLTEYNLIAEEFGGDTMFVDVSAKQGLHIDDLLEAVLLTADAALDLRANPDRDARGVAIEANLDKGRGATATVLVQSGTLQVGDSIVTGSAFGRVRAMLDENGDNVEEAGPSRPVQVLGLSSVPRAGDTFVAAPDDRTARQIAEKREAADRQASLAKARKRISLEDLDKVIAEGKIDTLNLILKGDVSGSVEALEDALLQIDVGDDVDLRIIDRGVGAITLNNINLAMASDAIIIGFNVRAEGQNAEVAEREGVEIRYYSVIYQAIEEIEQALKGMLKPEYEEVELGTAEIREVFRSSKFGNIAGSIVRSGEIRRGARSRITRDGVVISENVEVAGLRRFKDDVTEVREGYECGINLGSFNDLREGDLIATYEMREKPRV
- a CDS encoding YlxR family protein: MQHDRSGLQAAAPHAGPIRTCIGCRSRDSRSDLLRIVAVTDDGGATTAVPDPGARLPGRGAWLHPDIGCFELAVRRRAFPRALRRELRSLEAVREWLETLRSTHD
- a CDS encoding DUF4190 domain-containing protein; the protein is MTTPPPPPGSGSGSNQPYDPTGSSPYPSGSGSTGGAGDAAGSNDGSSSGGGSSAYSPSGDSGSLASDPSPYGGQGQPAQDPYGAQPGQSPYGSPQGQDPYGAQGQNPYGSQPGQDPYGQQAAQSPYAAQGQNPYGAAPAPQPGYGQPPANQGQGRTLSIIALVTGILSIPLACCYGGGALIGIAAIVTGYLGKKQSDEIGDNQSSQFGLVGLVLGIVSLVVAVALWVLLAIGLSMDDTYNY
- the nusA gene encoding transcription termination factor NusA: MDIDIQALKMLEREREIPFDVLVEAIEAALLGAYHRTEGAYRNAHVELDRKQGHVVVWAREESVVEEPDPEGATDEDGEPVVRRRRELGPEFDDTPSGFGRVAASTARQVIHQRMRDLEDEAVLGDFRGKEGDIVAGVIQQSPNPRHVTVDFGTVEGILPLAEQVPGERYPHGERLRCYVVSARRGMRGPEITLSRTHPNLVRKLFALEVPEIADGSVEIAALAREAGHRTKIAVRSTVPGLGAKGACIGPMGQRVRAVMEHLQGEKIDIVDHSEVPQEFIAAALSPSKVQSVTVTDPKLRAARVVVPDYQLSLAIGKEGQNARLAAKLTGWRIDIRPDTPGEAPAGSGDPADQTG
- a CDS encoding DUF4190 domain-containing protein, translated to MTTPPPASPPPAPGPPPGGAGPVDHPDGTKILVLGILGLVCCSFLGPFAWVMGNRVMAEIDASPGRYSNRQTVNIGRILGIIATVLLVIGVIFGIITAVTGGFSAEVST